The Rhinolophus sinicus isolate RSC01 linkage group LG15, ASM3656204v1, whole genome shotgun sequence region aagttattgtgCTGGCAATTATGTGTTAATCATAAAAATTAGTGTTAGTGAAAATCCGTATCATCTATATAACAACCATCTTCCAACTGTCCTACAACACGACCTCAAGTACAAAGGCTGTACTTGATGTTTTTGGGGATGTGTGTACTTTTgggtatatttttgttttgttgttactgttggtgtgtgtgtgtgtgtgtgtgtaattgctTTTGTGCTAGGAATTGCACTGGTGCTGGGGAATGAGTGACAGGTTTTAATGTGTGGACATTAAAATAGACACTGACACATATCCCTTGGTTCTAAGAGCCTTACGTTATATCTCCTCCTTCCAGAAGGCGACGGTAAGTAGCAATTTCCTGCTCAAGCCGGGTCTTTATGTCGAGGAGATCATTGTATTTTCCGTTCTGGTGCTCTGCGTCTGTCCGAATCTGCATCAGCTGGGCCTCTAGGGTGTTCAATATTGCCTGTTTCTCGGCCAACTGGCTACTATAACGAGCTTTGGTAGCCTGCAATGTACTCTCCAAAGAGTCTTTCTACGAGCACAAGAGAAAGTGAACATTTCTTACTTGAGGACTTGATGTAAGAAGTGgctcaattttcatttcttttgagaaaaatttcTGCAGCTGGTTATTGTGGGCATCGGGCATATTTCTAGTTTTATCTCCCACTCTTTCCATCTGGGCAACCTCAGCCAGGCAGCTAGGATCCCTAGCTcttggagtttttgtttgtttttagctttgCACTCACTGTTCTCTCTGTTTGCCTCCCCTCCCTGTTATTCGTGGTGCCCATCCATGTGGAGGATTAGCCTTTCTTATCCTGTTGACACCAGGCTTGGTCCTATGACTTCTATGGCTAAAGAAATGCAAGTGAAACTGACAAGTGCCTTTTCTGAGGAGAAGCTTTAAAAGCGATCACGTGGTCTGaccattgctttttttctttgtgccACAACACTGGCATGCCCCAGCTAGGGTCTACTCCTTCAGCCTTACCTCTGGGGTGGAAATGTCATGGAGCAGAGCTGCAGCCAAGCCATAATGGATGCAGTATTGTTGTAAGCCACCATGATTTGGGGGTTGTTACCCCAGCATGCTTTACCATGAGCTGACTGATTTGCTTAGCCTAGAAATGTCTTTACCTCTATTCTCCAGCTTCAAAATTTATCTCAAGTTTGCAGACCTGGTTTAAGTGCCACTTTCCCTGTGAAGCCTTCCAGATGTACTTTTCCCTCTGCATCCTTGCAATACAATGCccttttccttgatttctttctgtccctcaaTTATAATCAGTTGTTTGGCCTGTCTCACTGCCAGCTCTGCAAGGGGAGGGCTTATTTCTTATAGGTCTTTGCATTTCTGGAGTTCCTGACAcaggcacatagtaaacacaTGCTGCATTGAGAGCAGGAAGTTAGCTGTGCTTTACCAGACTGAGCTGAGACTTGAGGTCTATGTCCACCGTCTGGTAGGTCCGGCTCAGCGACTTTAGTTGGACCTCAGATTCTTTTAACTCTTCAGTGTTTATTGTGACTTGTTGCTGCAGATTTTCCGTCTAAAATTCCGAAaatcaaaaaataagtaaataagggaagacagagagaaagagagaagagaggagagacagagaaagagaagaaggaaggaaggaaggaaggaaggaaaagagttaTCTCTTTTCGGAGGACAACTCCCACACCTTTGCTTAGCCTTCAGAATGATGCTATTACCTGTAGCTCAAACTCTTCTTTGGCCTTCCGAAGGTTTTCTGTGGCCAAGACTTCATATTTCTGCCTCATCTCATCGATAATGGCACTGAGGTTCAGGCCTGGAGCGGCCTTCAACTCCACGTTGACAGTGTTGCCCAGCTGTTTGCGCAGGCAGTCCACTTCCTACGAGGGTGAAAATCCTGATTGGTTATCGTCTGAAGCATATTCTCAGAAGAAGCTGGGCAGAAAAGGCAATACATCTTCTTTTCATTGGGAACGGGTGAAAAAGGAAGGGCTTTTTATGGTCCAGGTATTGCTCTAAGCTATTTCAGCCCAACCGAAACCTTATGCAAAGAAGTTGGGGCTTGCATCATTATGGTCGTCAccttcaccatcaccatcaccaaatcgccctcctcttcctctctctcctcctcctcctcatcattaTGATCGCCATTCCATCATTCCCAGTACCAAtacttctgaatattttcttacCTCCTGATGTTCTTTTTTGAGGAGAACCAGGTCTTTATTCAGTTCTTCAATTTGAATCTCCAAGTCTGTTTTACTTAGGGTGAGGTCATCAGTGACCTTACTCAGGCTCTGAAGATCAGCCTCCACCGTGAGGCGCAATCCTCTCTCAGTCTCATACCTGTGGATTCAGTAACAAGCAGAGATCCCTGAGTCCTTCTGAAGCTACTATAGAAGAGATCATCTTAATATAATAAGATAGATTTGTATGTGGTATAGGAGAAGATCAGTTTCAATACATTCTTGTGTCCCTCTTtagacatttcaaaaatgttcatgGGAACCTAAGAATCAATTAATTTGCCCCATAATATTATCTCTGTGATTTGGAatgattggttaaaaaaaataatctgaaattacTTTGAAAAGTTCCTAAATTCTaggatatatttgaaaagaaaattttaagtttgctTTAATCACTGTGCTAGCAAAGGGTTCTCATTACTGATGTTAAATAATGGTTAGTTAGATTTACTTAATGAATGGTCAcgatcaatttatttttattgctttgtcaGCAGATGCATCCAAAGTGaattatcttaaaaattcatGTATTCTCCTCTACACTTTTATATACtcccatttttattaaagtaacaaactttaaaaaaatgctaatgcAGTGGGACACCCAGATATTGACTGGAATTAATGAACTTTTACTGCTTTAATCTTCAGAtctgctttctcatttctttctttttgaccCCTGTAGCATTAATATGCCACCCTTTTAAACCACAAAGGACTTGTTAGTGCAGATGCATTGTACAAATTCAGGTGAAGAAACCTAAATGTAGAAGCAGTTTCTGAGGAACAACTCTGATCATTTTAGTACGATATGACTACGCGAGTGAACGCGATTTGAACTGCTTTAATCATAGTCCTAGTTCTTTGCTTGGTCAGACTGTACTGTAAAGCACTGGCAAACTAGAAAGCATTAAGAGTCATCCGGGAACTTTGGTCAGACACCTGTCTGCGCTTGAAGGAACATGGGTGACTCACATGCAGAATCACTGAGGGAGACAAATGAGTCTCTTTAGATAACAGAAGGGCACTTACGCAGAAGGGGCGTTTTAAATTGCTTTGTTATTATTCTAGAGGGCAGCATTAGGCTTGGTATGTGAGAAAGTAGGTGCCAGGTTACTAAAAAAGAATGTTCTAGCAACTAGAGCTAACCGAGGAGAACAGTAGTAGTTACTGGAGATGTTTAGTTATGCACTGGGTGACCAAATCTTAAGACTGTGGGAGAGAGAAGTCCAGCTGTGAGTGCTGGGCTAGACCAGATAGCTTCTAGGGTTCTGAAACTATTTAGTGGCAGCTCCTCTACCAACAGTGATACAGAAGGCTGAATGTCATGAAGGACTACTAAAAGATATTCCTTTCCGGGAAGTTTCGCCGTGGCGTTAGAGGACCTACTTTAGCCTGAAGTCCTCAGCAGCCAGTTTAGCATTATCAATTAGCAGGATACGTTTAGCTTTTTCCTGTTGAGCTTCTTTAATCTGGAAAACACATGAGAAAGAATGACATTTTCAACTGGATAGGAGTTGATCCTCAGGCACCTACTGTTCAATCAAAGACGATGTTTATATTGCGATAATTGCCACCTGAAAGCAGGAAGAATAACGGTATGGATATTTAACATAATAGACGTGTAAAATGCAACTCTAGTCCCAGGGTTTGGTCCACTTTCTCGTTTTTTCACAAAAAGAGAATTTAGTTCACCTTGAACCACCACACCTTATCGAGTGTCTTGCCTTTGATGTTGTTCCTGCCTAGAATGTTCCTCTTAGCTTCTCTCACTTGGTGAACTCTTCCTCCACCGCTCAGTTTATCATTCCTTCAGGCCTTCACTGATTTCCTCAAAACAGAGCGGGGTGCACTGCCGGTGCTCTCGCTGTCCTACACAGCCCTGCGTGCTAGCACTTCCCCCTCTGTGTGGGATAAATGTTGCCTTCGGCCATGGCTGTTTCCCGTGAGTTACAACATGCTCACCATCCTATTTCCCAGTGCCCGGCGTGGTCCCAGCACCTCGTCAGCGTCTGCTAACTATTGGCTGATGAATGGACACTCGTTCTGTGGTGGGGATTGAGCCAGGCACTGGGGCTGTCAGGATAAGCCCCTGAGCTTAAGCCGTGATCTAGTGGGTGAATTCTGTAAGATGCGTATGGGTCAGAAGTCTGCTTGTGGAAGATGCTATAATGACATGTTTCTTTCAGCAGCTCCAGTCCTGCAGCGAGCTGCCTTCCTTCAAACACTGAGTCTGCCCAGCTAAAGTGAAGAAATGGCTGTGCCTGTGTATTTGGGATGATCCAAAGTAGATTCAGAAACAAGAGCCATGAGACAGGTAGGGGAGAATGGTTGGCTGATTTTGTATGTTTTTCGTGGGCCCGAGAAGAATGACCTGTCTCCAGAAAGGGCAATTTCAACACCTTTGCCTCCTACATCCGCATAGTTCCTGGAACCCCAAAGTAACTCCCCGTAGAGTCTGAATCAAATCGTGCAGACGTCTAACACAACACAG contains the following coding sequences:
- the KRT20 gene encoding keratin, type I cytoskeletal 20, with translation MNGQVYRKKAVQYRGMAPSVYGGAGGHGTRISVSSDMVNYGNDIAKGNLLFGNEKVAMQNLNDRLASYLEKVRSLEQANVTLEVQIKKWYETNAPSISRDYSAYYKQIQELQNQIKEAQQEKAKRILLIDNAKLAAEDFRLKYETERGLRLTVEADLQSLSKVTDDLTLSKTDLEIQIEELNKDLVLLKKEHQEEVDCLRKQLGNTVNVELKAAPGLNLSAIIDEMRQKYEVLATENLRKAKEEFELQTENLQQQVTINTEELKESEVQLKSLSRTYQTVDIDLKSQLSLKDSLESTLQATKARYSSQLAEKQAILNTLEAQLMQIRTDAEHQNGKYNDLLDIKTRLEQEIATYRRLLEGGDITTTEFQLSSVGEKEIKKTRVIKTVIQETVDGKVVSSEVQETKEDF